A window of the Nibribacter ruber genome harbors these coding sequences:
- a CDS encoding carbonic anhydrase has protein sequence MEAINKSDKPLHPDMERIFKGNREWVATKMLNDPGFFERSAKGQAPKYLFIGCSDSRVPASQISGTAPGEMFVHRNIANMVVHTDANLLSVLQYAVEVLKVKHIMVVGHYGCGGVAAAMSDKQFGLIDNWLTNIKDVIRLHEDEFHDLDNEEQRFRRLVELNVIEQVINLSKTSIIQNAMKNEKPPQLHGLVYDLHDGILHNLNVQTKMIKRFEHIYGMQ, from the coding sequence ATGGAAGCAATTAATAAAAGTGACAAGCCGCTGCACCCAGACATGGAGCGCATCTTTAAAGGAAACCGTGAGTGGGTAGCCACCAAGATGCTCAACGACCCTGGGTTCTTTGAACGCTCGGCCAAAGGCCAGGCCCCCAAGTATTTGTTTATAGGTTGCTCAGACAGCCGCGTGCCTGCCAGCCAAATTTCTGGTACTGCGCCCGGTGAGATGTTCGTGCACCGCAACATTGCCAACATGGTGGTACATACAGATGCGAACCTGTTGTCTGTGCTACAGTATGCCGTGGAGGTATTGAAGGTGAAGCACATTATGGTGGTGGGGCATTACGGTTGCGGCGGCGTGGCCGCCGCCATGAGCGACAAGCAGTTTGGTTTGATTGACAACTGGCTTACCAACATCAAGGACGTGATCAGGTTGCATGAGGATGAATTCCATGATCTGGACAATGAGGAGCAGCGCTTTAGAAGACTGGTAGAACTGAACGTGATTGAGCAGGTGATCAACCTTTCTAAAACCTCCATCATCCAGAACGCCATGAAGAATGAAAAGCCGCCGCAATTGCACGGGTTGGTATATGACCTGCATGACGGCATCTTGCATAACCTGAACGTGCAGACCAAAATGATTAAGCGGTTTGAACACATTTACGGCATGCAATAA
- a CDS encoding SulP family inorganic anion transporter, with amino-acid sequence MKEKRLFDSVGKDLSAGLVVFLVALPLCLGISLASGAPLFSGLIAGVVGGLVVSWASGSQLSVSGPAAGLTVIVINGIAQMQTFEAFLTAVVLAGIIQIALGYLKAGIIGLYFPSSVIKGMLAAIGLILILKQIPHFLGADDDFLGDLNFLQSDGRNTFSEIGFALSQLQLGSLVVGLVSLALMLLWERPFMQKVKAIKLIPGALVAVVLSIGLNFLFQSSFPALAIANTHLVQLPEISGPATLLAELRFPDLSVLTNANVYILAFTIAIVASLESLLSVEAVDKLDPHKRRTPTNRELKAQGLGNVISGLIGGIPLTAVIVRSSANVNAGGETKLASFFHGLFLVMSILFLTGVLQHVPLAALAAILLMVGFKLTKPVLYKAQWRLGMDQFLPFIITIVAILFTDLLKGISIGLVVGIFYILKANYKTPYFFKKVAGHAGEQIHIKLSENVTFLNKASVALTLHHLPENSEVLIDGSASTYIDHDVLEAIENFKTVASEKDIRLTLRDIPSVATMNMH; translated from the coding sequence ATGAAAGAAAAACGATTATTTGATTCCGTGGGGAAAGACCTCTCGGCGGGGCTGGTGGTGTTCTTGGTGGCGCTTCCGCTTTGTCTGGGTATTTCCCTGGCCTCTGGCGCGCCCTTGTTCTCTGGGCTTATTGCCGGAGTGGTGGGGGGCTTGGTGGTCTCTTGGGCCAGCGGCTCCCAGTTGAGTGTAAGCGGACCGGCTGCGGGCCTTACCGTGATTGTGATCAATGGGATTGCCCAGATGCAAACCTTTGAAGCCTTCCTGACCGCCGTGGTGTTGGCGGGTATTATCCAGATTGCGCTGGGCTATTTGAAGGCCGGTATTATTGGTCTGTATTTCCCGTCTTCGGTGATTAAAGGAATGCTGGCCGCCATTGGTCTCATACTTATCTTAAAGCAGATTCCGCACTTTTTAGGGGCAGATGATGACTTCCTGGGCGACCTGAATTTCCTGCAGTCAGACGGCCGCAACACCTTCTCTGAGATTGGCTTTGCGCTCTCTCAGTTGCAGTTGGGTTCTTTGGTGGTGGGACTGGTGTCACTGGCCCTCATGCTGCTCTGGGAGCGGCCCTTCATGCAGAAAGTGAAAGCCATTAAACTGATACCGGGCGCCTTGGTAGCGGTGGTCTTGTCCATCGGGTTAAACTTCCTGTTCCAAAGCTCGTTCCCCGCCCTGGCTATTGCTAACACGCACTTGGTGCAGCTGCCAGAAATCTCAGGGCCGGCCACTTTATTAGCAGAGCTCAGATTCCCTGACCTTTCCGTTCTGACCAATGCCAACGTGTACATTCTGGCCTTTACCATTGCCATTGTGGCCAGCTTGGAAAGTCTCTTGAGTGTAGAGGCGGTAGACAAGTTGGACCCGCACAAACGCCGCACGCCTACCAACCGCGAGTTGAAAGCACAAGGCCTGGGGAACGTGATCAGTGGTTTGATTGGCGGTATTCCGTTGACCGCGGTGATTGTGCGAAGCTCTGCCAACGTGAATGCGGGCGGTGAAACCAAGCTGGCCAGTTTCTTCCATGGCTTGTTCCTGGTCATGAGTATCCTGTTCCTGACGGGTGTGCTGCAACATGTACCTCTGGCCGCGCTGGCCGCCATCTTGTTGATGGTAGGTTTTAAGCTCACCAAACCGGTACTGTACAAAGCGCAGTGGCGTCTGGGCATGGATCAGTTCCTGCCGTTCATCATCACCATTGTGGCCATCCTGTTTACAGACTTGTTGAAAGGCATCTCCATTGGTCTGGTGGTGGGCATCTTCTACATCCTCAAGGCCAACTACAAAACGCCCTACTTCTTTAAGAAAGTGGCAGGCCATGCGGGGGAGCAGATTCACATCAAATTGAGTGAGAACGTGACTTTCCTGAACAAAGCCAGCGTGGCGCTTACCCTGCACCACCTGCCAGAGAACAGTGAGGTGTTGATTGACGGGTCTGCCTCTACCTACATTGACCATGATGTGTTAGAAGCCATTGAGAATTTTAAAACCGTTGCCTCAGAAAAAGACATCCGCTTGACGCTGCGCGATATTCCTTCTGTGGCCACCATGAACATGCACTAA
- a CDS encoding sensor histidine kinase — protein MKIKTRLMLQFSGIIAGILLLFCLTVYYFSSLSRKNDYDGRILNRAYATAHFVLDADTVSEQQHALDQRLYHQMLPREIVQVYDQNLNLLFTEGEDDLNLSPGFLQQVVASGEVRTMQGERQIVGVRYLHRGRPHVIIASSVDLYNLRTLDHLLTLLISGLVASMLVVVASGWVFARAALKPFLKVISEVEKINASDLSLRLTQAQGTDEVAQLAQTFNKMLDRIEIAFEAQRTFVYSASHELRTPLTAMIGELQVALMKDREAPEYKRVLQSSLEDAHLLAQLSNGLLQMVQASTDSSKIPMAALQMDELVWQACTEAKKRSPAIMLDVQFENMPEDEKELQVWGNDALLLIAVVNVLENASKFSMKDAAISVTIEVQAQDLILKVRDQGIGMTPEDVRKVFVPFFRAENVRDISGHGIGLPLAEKIIKLHRGSIQVNSQLNQGTEVVLSFPKLKQVYTL, from the coding sequence ATGAAAATCAAGACCAGACTCATGCTGCAGTTCTCCGGCATCATTGCCGGGATTTTACTGCTTTTCTGCTTGACGGTGTATTACTTCAGCTCCCTGTCCCGCAAGAATGACTATGATGGCCGTATTCTAAACCGGGCTTATGCCACCGCTCATTTTGTGCTGGATGCAGACACGGTGAGCGAACAGCAACACGCCCTGGACCAACGCCTCTACCACCAGATGCTGCCCCGGGAAATTGTGCAGGTGTACGACCAGAACCTTAACTTGCTTTTTACTGAAGGCGAGGACGATTTAAACCTCAGCCCCGGTTTTCTGCAGCAGGTAGTGGCGAGCGGTGAGGTACGCACCATGCAGGGAGAGCGGCAGATAGTGGGTGTCCGGTACCTGCACCGGGGCAGGCCACATGTCATCATTGCCTCCTCAGTGGACTTATACAACCTGCGCACACTGGATCATTTGCTTACGCTTTTAATCTCTGGTCTGGTGGCTTCTATGCTGGTGGTGGTGGCGTCTGGCTGGGTGTTTGCGCGCGCCGCGCTCAAGCCTTTCTTGAAAGTGATTTCTGAAGTAGAGAAGATAAACGCCTCTGACCTGTCTTTGCGGTTAACGCAAGCGCAGGGCACTGATGAGGTAGCTCAGTTGGCTCAGACCTTCAACAAGATGCTGGACCGGATTGAGATCGCGTTTGAAGCCCAGCGCACGTTTGTGTACAGCGCCTCACATGAGTTGCGCACGCCGCTCACAGCCATGATAGGCGAATTACAGGTGGCCCTTATGAAAGACCGCGAGGCCCCGGAATACAAGCGGGTTTTGCAGTCCTCCCTGGAAGACGCCCACTTGCTGGCCCAACTCTCCAACGGCTTGTTGCAAATGGTGCAGGCTAGTACAGACTCCTCTAAAATTCCCATGGCCGCGCTGCAGATGGATGAACTGGTATGGCAGGCCTGCACCGAAGCCAAGAAGCGCTCACCCGCCATCATGCTGGACGTGCAGTTTGAAAACATGCCCGAAGACGAGAAGGAACTGCAGGTCTGGGGTAATGACGCACTCTTACTCATTGCCGTGGTCAACGTGTTGGAGAATGCCAGCAAGTTTTCCATGAAAGACGCCGCCATCTCGGTGACCATTGAAGTTCAGGCCCAGGACCTGATCTTGAAAGTGCGGGACCAGGGCATCGGCATGACCCCTGAGGATGTGCGCAAGGTGTTTGTTCCCTTCTTTAGGGCTGAGAACGTACGCGACATCTCTGGTCATGGCATAGGTCTGCCCCTGGCTGAGAAAATCATTAAGCTGCACCGCGGCTCCATCCAGGTGAATTCCCAATTGAACCAGGGCACCGAGGTGGTCCTTTCCTTTCCAAAACTGAAGCAAGTCTATACGCTTTAA
- a CDS encoding response regulator, translating into MKILLIEDEPKVSAFIKKGLEEQTYEVDLAYDGFYGAKLALENDYALVVLDVILPRMNGLEVCKTIRQQNQNLPILMLTALGSTDDKILGLDSGADDYLVKPFEFQELLARIRALTRRTQEGVSSEVLQLADLELDVQKKTVTRSGVPISLTAREFALLQYLLRNKERVVSRVDIIEQVWETSFDTGSNVIDVYINFLRKKIDKDFSPKLIHTLVGMGYVLKEQE; encoded by the coding sequence ATGAAAATCCTGCTCATAGAAGATGAACCCAAAGTAAGCGCCTTCATCAAGAAAGGGCTGGAAGAGCAGACCTATGAGGTAGACCTGGCCTATGATGGGTTCTACGGTGCCAAACTGGCGCTGGAGAATGACTACGCCCTGGTGGTGCTGGACGTGATTCTGCCCCGCATGAACGGCCTGGAGGTGTGCAAGACCATACGCCAGCAAAACCAGAACCTGCCCATTCTCATGCTCACCGCCCTGGGCAGCACAGATGACAAGATCCTGGGCCTGGACTCCGGTGCCGATGACTACCTGGTGAAGCCGTTTGAGTTTCAGGAGTTGCTGGCCAGGATTCGGGCCTTGACCAGGCGGACGCAGGAGGGAGTGTCCAGTGAGGTGTTGCAGTTGGCCGACCTGGAGCTGGACGTGCAGAAGAAGACCGTGACCCGCAGCGGCGTGCCTATCTCTTTGACCGCCCGTGAGTTTGCCCTGCTGCAGTATTTGCTGCGCAACAAGGAGCGCGTAGTCTCAAGGGTAGACATCATTGAGCAGGTCTGGGAAACGTCTTTTGACACCGGCAGCAACGTGATAGACGTGTACATCAATTTCCTGCGCAAGAAGATAGACAAAGACTTTTCACCCAAGCTTATTCATACGCTGGTGGGCATGGGCTATGTGTTAAAAGAACAGGAGTAA
- a CDS encoding multidrug effflux MFS transporter — MTRKQHISIILILGALCTISPFSIDMYLPGFPAIAQDLQTTISQVQLSLTAYLIGISAGQLLYGPLLDRYGRKMPLYAGMFLYILASVGCAFTTSVDALIAMRFLQAIGGCAGMVAAQALVRDLFPVTETAKVFSTLTLVIAVSPMVAPTVGGYVTTAFGWHAVFIALALITGLILLGIYFVLPQGKGPDSTMSLKPRAVLSNFWNVLRNPQFLVYTLVGGIASAAPFAYIAGSPDVFMNIYKVSEQHYGWIFAILSVALIGSPQLNHLLLRKYTSEQIIKAGLTYQAVIGALLVYGVYAQWFSLMTLIVVLFLFLCGQGLTNPNSSALSLAPFSRHAGSASALMGSVRMGVGALVSAAVSVLHNGTALPMVLVMGLCTVTGLVILLIGGNVIKKRMSREEQDEIATEPVL, encoded by the coding sequence ATGACGCGTAAACAACATATATCCATCATATTAATTCTGGGTGCGCTCTGCACCATCAGTCCCTTTTCCATAGACATGTATTTGCCGGGCTTTCCGGCCATTGCCCAGGACCTGCAGACCACCATCTCCCAGGTTCAGCTTTCCCTTACCGCGTATTTGATTGGTATTTCTGCCGGCCAGTTGCTGTATGGCCCACTGCTGGACCGGTACGGCCGAAAAATGCCTTTGTACGCGGGCATGTTCCTGTACATTTTGGCCTCGGTGGGTTGTGCGTTCACCACTTCTGTAGATGCGCTAATTGCCATGCGCTTTCTGCAGGCCATTGGTGGTTGCGCAGGCATGGTGGCGGCCCAGGCGCTGGTACGGGATTTGTTTCCGGTGACAGAGACGGCCAAGGTTTTTTCTACCCTCACGCTGGTGATTGCGGTGTCACCCATGGTGGCCCCAACGGTGGGCGGCTACGTGACCACGGCCTTTGGGTGGCACGCCGTTTTCATTGCGCTAGCTTTAATTACGGGGCTTATTCTGCTGGGTATTTATTTCGTGCTGCCCCAGGGCAAGGGTCCAGACTCCACCATGTCCTTGAAGCCCAGGGCGGTGCTCTCCAATTTCTGGAACGTGCTCAGGAACCCGCAGTTTCTGGTGTATACGTTGGTGGGCGGCATTGCCTCGGCGGCTCCGTTTGCGTACATCGCGGGCTCGCCAGACGTGTTCATGAATATTTATAAGGTGAGTGAGCAGCACTATGGTTGGATCTTCGCCATTCTTTCGGTGGCCTTGATTGGTTCTCCGCAGTTGAACCACTTGCTGCTGCGCAAATACACCAGTGAACAGATCATCAAGGCGGGGCTTACGTACCAGGCTGTGATTGGGGCGCTGCTGGTGTATGGCGTGTATGCGCAGTGGTTTTCGCTGATGACTTTGATTGTAGTGCTGTTTCTTTTTCTCTGCGGACAGGGCCTTACCAACCCCAATTCTTCGGCTTTGTCCTTGGCGCCTTTCTCCCGGCACGCGGGCAGCGCTTCTGCCTTGATGGGGAGTGTACGCATGGGCGTAGGAGCCTTGGTGTCTGCGGCCGTAAGCGTGCTCCACAACGGCACGGCTTTGCCCATGGTACTGGTGATGGGCCTTTGCACGGTAACCGGACTGGTCATTTTATTGATTGGCGGCAATGTCATTAAGAAACGCATGAGCCGCGAAGAGCAGGATGAAATAGCCACGGAACCGGTTCTGTAA
- a CDS encoding universal stress protein has translation MKTILTPTDFSPNAVNAIAYAAQVAKKVRGKLILVHALPFPVASTPELPGGITPQKALREAYLRELEQLSKNLRLENGFAFDVECYCTQGPLFQSLGTMVEEHKVDMIVMGTKGASGFMQKLAGTNALTIMRQVNCPVLVVPATAQYTAWEKVAYASDFEKEEKVFLQQLFTVTAPFAPIIEVMNVQAEEQLNLVADHQIIKAMVQDQPVQIKQVKAASVLAGIKQYIQENQVQVLAVAIEKRTWLEALFHQSVSAQLAFASNLPILALPQTPYQTIAPQAVASKVVNVN, from the coding sequence ATGAAAACCATCCTTACGCCCACAGATTTCTCTCCCAACGCTGTCAATGCCATTGCGTACGCCGCCCAGGTGGCCAAAAAAGTGAGAGGCAAACTGATACTGGTACACGCGCTGCCGTTTCCCGTAGCCAGCACCCCTGAGCTACCCGGCGGCATCACGCCGCAAAAAGCCCTACGTGAAGCCTATCTACGGGAACTGGAGCAACTGTCCAAAAACCTGAGACTAGAGAACGGCTTTGCCTTTGACGTGGAGTGCTACTGCACCCAGGGTCCCTTGTTCCAGAGCCTGGGCACCATGGTAGAAGAACATAAAGTAGACATGATTGTAATGGGTACTAAAGGCGCTTCTGGCTTTATGCAAAAGCTGGCCGGCACCAACGCCCTTACCATCATGCGCCAGGTCAACTGCCCGGTGCTGGTGGTTCCGGCCACGGCCCAATATACGGCCTGGGAAAAGGTAGCCTACGCCTCAGACTTTGAGAAAGAAGAGAAGGTGTTTTTGCAGCAGCTCTTTACAGTGACGGCTCCCTTCGCTCCCATCATTGAGGTCATGAACGTACAAGCCGAAGAGCAACTGAACCTGGTAGCCGATCATCAGATCATCAAAGCCATGGTGCAGGACCAACCGGTACAGATCAAGCAAGTGAAGGCTGCTTCTGTACTGGCCGGCATCAAACAATATATACAGGAAAATCAGGTGCAGGTACTGGCCGTGGCCATTGAGAAACGCACCTGGCTGGAGGCACTCTTCCATCAGAGCGTGTCTGCCCAACTGGCTTTTGCCAGCAACCTACCCATTTTGGCCTTGCCACAGACGCCGTACCAAACCATAGCCCCGCAAGCAGTGGCTAGTAAAGTGGTAAACGTCAACTAA
- a CDS encoding RNA polymerase sigma factor — MREPTDEQILSLFKEARTKDKGFTLLMDTYSARMYWHIRRLVVTHEDAQDLLQETFINVYRHLHTFTGDSKLYTWLYRVATNECLRLLRERKRFLGSFEEISEKLIDSLQSTTAPNQEEKILVQLQEAILRLPEKQRLVFTLRYYDELPYEEISKILDSSVSSLKTNYHHASTKVKAFMLQEV, encoded by the coding sequence ATGCGTGAGCCAACAGATGAGCAGATCCTGTCCTTGTTCAAGGAGGCGCGTACCAAAGACAAGGGCTTTACCTTGTTGATGGATACCTACAGCGCCCGCATGTACTGGCACATACGGCGCCTGGTGGTGACCCATGAAGACGCCCAGGACCTATTGCAAGAAACGTTTATCAACGTGTACCGGCACCTGCACACCTTTACCGGTGACAGCAAGCTCTATACCTGGCTGTACCGGGTGGCCACTAATGAGTGCCTCCGGCTGCTGCGGGAGCGCAAGCGGTTTTTGGGCTCTTTTGAGGAAATCAGCGAAAAACTGATTGACTCCCTGCAGAGCACCACTGCTCCCAACCAGGAAGAAAAGATTCTGGTGCAGCTGCAGGAAGCCATTCTGCGCCTGCCAGAAAAGCAGCGCCTGGTGTTTACGCTTCGGTACTATGATGAGCTGCCGTATGAAGAGATCAGCAAAATACTGGACAGTTCTGTGTCTTCGCTTAAAACCAATTACCACCACGCCAGCACCAAGGTGAAGGCGTTTATGCTGCAGGAAGTATGA
- a CDS encoding cupin domain-containing protein, with protein MSEENQKQRLFKEIEQELTQQGFTIAAQDQSRPWGGFFVIEEDQAQQFANTYFNGISVEDLKISGKLSPKILVVAPQKRLSWQYHHRRAEIWQVIKGTVGVVTSETDEEGALQKLSAGQKITLRQGERHRLVGLEDWGILAEIWQHTDNANPSNEEDIVRVQDDFGR; from the coding sequence ATGTCAGAAGAAAACCAGAAACAGCGCCTTTTTAAGGAGATAGAGCAAGAGCTCACGCAACAAGGATTCACCATTGCCGCCCAGGACCAAAGCCGTCCCTGGGGTGGTTTTTTTGTCATAGAAGAAGACCAGGCCCAGCAGTTTGCCAATACATATTTCAATGGCATCTCAGTGGAAGACCTCAAGATTTCAGGCAAATTAAGCCCGAAGATCTTGGTGGTAGCTCCTCAGAAGCGCCTGTCCTGGCAGTACCACCATCGTCGCGCCGAAATCTGGCAAGTCATCAAGGGCACCGTGGGCGTGGTAACCAGTGAGACAGACGAGGAAGGTGCTTTGCAAAAACTATCTGCCGGCCAGAAAATCACGCTTCGGCAGGGGGAGCGCCACCGTTTGGTGGGCCTGGAGGACTGGGGCATTCTAGCTGAAATCTGGCAGCATACAGACAATGCCAACCCATCCAATGAAGAAGACATCGTGCGGGTGCAGGATGATTTCGGGCGGTAG
- a CDS encoding GNAT family N-acetyltransferase: METTLICKPFQDFTPFELYENLRLRSDVFVVEQTCVFLDLDNKDQACHHVLVYQNGVLEASSRLVPPGVSYPEASIGRVVTSQAARGTGLGKKLMEASIAYCQELFGEGPIKIGAQVYARKFYENLGFVQAGDVYDEDGIDHIHMIRP; encoded by the coding sequence ATGGAAACAACCCTTATCTGTAAGCCCTTTCAGGATTTTACGCCTTTTGAATTATATGAGAACTTGCGTTTGCGCAGCGACGTGTTTGTGGTGGAGCAAACCTGCGTGTTCCTGGACCTGGACAACAAAGACCAAGCCTGCCACCACGTACTCGTGTACCAAAACGGGGTGCTGGAGGCATCGTCTAGGCTGGTGCCGCCGGGCGTGAGTTATCCAGAGGCTTCCATTGGCCGGGTAGTGACCAGCCAGGCAGCAAGGGGCACCGGACTTGGAAAGAAACTCATGGAAGCCTCCATTGCCTATTGCCAGGAATTGTTCGGGGAAGGGCCTATTAAGATTGGAGCCCAGGTGTATGCCCGCAAGTTCTATGAAAACCTGGGGTTTGTTCAAGCCGGCGACGTTTATGACGAAGACGGCATTGACCACATCCACATGATCAGACCCTAG
- a CDS encoding DUF4982 domain-containing protein encodes MRYRWMVALLLLVSQIGLAQGRVVTELVANWKFQKGKQDQAYQVNFNDKAWQKVTVPHDWAIYGPFDKEIDKQVVAIEQNGEKVASEKTGRTGALPYIGEAWYRNEFTLPHYKKGQKVLIVFEGAMSEPRVFLNGQKVGEWAYGYSYFYFDITDQVLEGKKNILAVHLTNQGESSRWYPGAGLYRKVQVIVKNKESIDQWGTFVTTPFISGELAKVNIKTKVSGDRVRLLTQVMDAQGKVVAADSTSKVFGREFEQNLAVQNPQLWSPEKPYLYTAVTKLYVGNTLKDEVTTRFGIREISYKPNVGFSLNGKVRKFKGVCLHHDLGPLGAAVNKAALRRQLRILKDMGCDAIRSSHNMPSLEQLELADEMGFMFLAESFDEWAKPKVKNGYNRFFDEYAEKDIINLVQATRNHPSIVMWSAGNEVPDQWGAEGVKRAKSLQDIFHREDPTRPVTVGMDQVKATMASGFGALLDIPGLNYRTHLYEEAYKTFPQGFILGSETASTVSSRGIYKFPVEKGIDKQYPDLQSSSYDLEYCNWSNVPDDDFVLQDDKPWVIGEFVWTGFDYLGEPTPYDDNWPSRSSYFGINDLAGLPKDRFYLYRSRWNTQEETLHILPHWNWEGREGQTTPVFVYTNYDSAELFVNGKSQGIQKKHSATPQNRYRLMWMDVKYEPGTVKVVAFGKDGKAVAEREMKTAGKPYKIILQPDRKEISADGQDLSFVTVSVVDKNGVPCPKATNQLAFSVKGKGTYRAASNGDPTSLEMFHLPTMKLFSGKLVVLVQSIKEAGTMELTVKGKGLQSAKVTLTSVQ; translated from the coding sequence ATGAGATATAGATGGATGGTGGCATTGTTGCTGCTGGTTTCACAAATAGGTTTGGCGCAAGGCAGAGTGGTCACAGAATTAGTGGCTAACTGGAAGTTTCAGAAGGGCAAGCAGGACCAGGCCTACCAGGTCAATTTCAATGACAAAGCCTGGCAGAAGGTGACGGTGCCGCATGACTGGGCCATCTACGGACCCTTTGACAAGGAGATTGACAAGCAGGTGGTCGCCATTGAGCAAAACGGCGAAAAGGTAGCCTCTGAGAAAACCGGGCGTACGGGCGCATTACCCTACATTGGCGAGGCCTGGTACCGTAATGAATTCACGTTGCCGCATTATAAAAAAGGGCAGAAGGTGTTGATAGTCTTTGAAGGCGCCATGAGCGAGCCCAGGGTATTCTTGAACGGCCAGAAAGTAGGGGAGTGGGCGTATGGCTATAGCTACTTTTATTTTGACATCACAGATCAAGTGCTGGAAGGCAAGAAGAACATTTTGGCCGTCCATCTCACCAACCAGGGCGAATCATCTAGGTGGTACCCGGGAGCGGGATTGTACCGCAAGGTGCAGGTCATCGTCAAGAATAAGGAGAGCATTGACCAGTGGGGCACGTTTGTCACCACGCCGTTCATCTCGGGAGAACTGGCCAAAGTTAATATTAAAACCAAGGTTTCTGGTGACAGGGTAAGGCTGTTGACGCAGGTAATGGACGCCCAAGGGAAAGTAGTGGCTGCAGACAGCACCAGTAAGGTGTTCGGGAGGGAGTTTGAGCAGAACCTGGCCGTGCAGAATCCTCAGTTGTGGAGCCCCGAGAAGCCGTATCTGTACACCGCCGTCACTAAATTATATGTGGGCAACACGCTCAAAGATGAAGTGACCACGCGCTTCGGGATACGGGAAATCAGCTACAAGCCCAATGTGGGCTTCAGTCTCAACGGCAAGGTGCGCAAGTTCAAGGGCGTCTGCCTGCACCATGACCTGGGACCCTTGGGCGCGGCCGTGAACAAAGCCGCCCTGCGCCGGCAATTGCGCATCTTAAAAGACATGGGTTGTGACGCTATCAGAAGTTCGCACAACATGCCCAGCTTGGAACAACTGGAGTTGGCAGATGAGATGGGCTTCATGTTCTTAGCCGAAAGTTTTGACGAGTGGGCCAAGCCCAAAGTGAAAAACGGATACAATCGCTTCTTTGACGAGTATGCAGAGAAAGACATTATCAACCTGGTGCAGGCCACCAGAAACCACCCGTCCATTGTGATGTGGAGCGCGGGCAATGAGGTGCCCGACCAATGGGGAGCCGAGGGCGTGAAACGCGCCAAGTCGCTGCAAGACATCTTCCACCGCGAAGACCCCACCCGCCCGGTAACCGTGGGCATGGACCAGGTAAAGGCCACCATGGCCTCGGGCTTCGGCGCTCTGCTGGACATTCCGGGGCTTAACTACCGCACGCATTTGTATGAAGAGGCGTACAAGACCTTTCCGCAGGGATTCATCCTTGGTTCTGAAACGGCCTCTACGGTGAGCTCCCGCGGTATTTATAAATTCCCGGTAGAAAAAGGCATAGACAAGCAGTACCCAGATCTGCAGAGCTCTTCCTATGATCTGGAATATTGTAACTGGTCCAACGTACCCGATGACGATTTTGTCCTGCAGGATGACAAGCCTTGGGTGATTGGCGAGTTTGTCTGGACTGGTTTTGATTATCTGGGAGAACCCACGCCCTATGATGACAATTGGCCGTCGCGCAGCTCTTACTTTGGCATAAACGATTTGGCGGGTCTGCCCAAGGACCGGTTTTACCTGTACCGCAGCCGCTGGAACACGCAAGAAGAAACCTTGCATATCTTGCCGCATTGGAACTGGGAAGGAAGAGAAGGCCAGACTACGCCGGTGTTTGTGTATACCAACTATGACAGCGCCGAACTGTTTGTAAACGGTAAAAGTCAAGGCATCCAAAAAAAGCACAGCGCCACGCCCCAGAACCGGTACCGCCTCATGTGGATGGACGTGAAATATGAACCCGGCACCGTCAAAGTGGTGGCTTTTGGCAAAGACGGCAAAGCCGTGGCGGAAAGAGAAATGAAGACTGCCGGCAAACCCTACAAGATCATTCTGCAACCCGACAGGAAAGAGATTTCAGCGGACGGCCAGGACTTGTCATTTGTAACGGTATCAGTGGTGGACAAAAACGGCGTTCCCTGCCCCAAGGCCACAAATCAGTTGGCCTTCTCAGTGAAAGGCAAAGGCACTTACCGCGCGGCCAGCAACGGCGACCCCACCTCGCTGGAAATGTTCCATTTACCCACCATGAAACTCTTCAGCGGCAAATTGGTGGTGCTGGTGCAGTCCATTAAGGAAGCCGGAACCATGGAATTGACTGTAAAGGGAAAAGGGCTACAATCGGCCAAAGTCACCTTAACCTCTGTACAGTAA